Proteins co-encoded in one Desulfitobacterium hafniense DCB-2 genomic window:
- a CDS encoding 4Fe-4S dicluster domain-containing protein: protein MGQKGFYFDMTACVGCRTCQIACKDKNNLNVGTFFRKVRAYETGVFPQPGIYHYSETCNHCEKPKCAEGCPTTALHKLENGIVDHDKNKCIGCRFCVWNCPYGVPQFIEALGQISKCDMCKDLVEEGANPVCVDACPLRAIHWGELEELKAQYGSGSVRDLAILPDSSITQPSLLVKAKTIALEKDYREKEI, encoded by the coding sequence ATGGGTCAAAAGGGCTTTTATTTTGATATGACCGCCTGTGTCGGCTGCCGGACTTGCCAAATCGCCTGTAAAGATAAAAACAATTTGAATGTAGGCACTTTCTTCCGCAAAGTGCGGGCTTATGAGACGGGCGTCTTTCCCCAACCCGGCATTTATCACTATTCTGAAACCTGCAATCACTGTGAAAAACCGAAATGTGCGGAAGGCTGCCCCACCACTGCTTTGCACAAGCTGGAAAACGGCATTGTCGATCATGATAAAAACAAATGCATTGGCTGCCGGTTCTGTGTCTGGAACTGCCCCTACGGTGTCCCCCAGTTTATCGAAGCTTTGGGGCAGATCAGCAAATGCGATATGTGTAAAGATTTGGTCGAGGAAGGTGCAAATCCTGTCTGCGTGGACGCCTGTCCTCTGCGGGCTATTCATTGGGGAGAGCTGGAGGAATTAAAAGCTCAATACGGCAGCGGAAGTGTCCGCGATTTAGCCATCCTGCCTGATTCCTCCATCACACAGCCTTCCCTGCTTGTTAAGGCTAAAACCATTGCCCTGGAAAAGGATTACCGGGAAAAGGAGATTTAA
- a CDS encoding Crp/Fnr family transcriptional regulator produces MKKIDSVLQSMPLFKNIQPDKYTNVLSCLNGRIQDYAKGEIIYSLQDPLKSAGIVLAGRVNMSMVSVTGTEHYVQQFDPGDIFGEALACQADPMDNGVLQITAVQKSSILFVCLSHLFMEKALTCPYASQVALNLLKEVVDNNIFLSRKVEILSQKKIRDRIFIYLQSVGRSGNTVNIPFNRQELANFLGVDRSALSRELCLMRDEGMIDFYKNEIILLRNDLIS; encoded by the coding sequence ATGAAAAAAATTGATTCCGTATTGCAATCAATGCCTCTCTTTAAAAATATCCAACCGGATAAATATACTAATGTTCTTTCCTGTCTGAACGGACGTATTCAGGACTATGCCAAAGGTGAGATCATCTATAGCCTGCAAGATCCCCTGAAAAGTGCCGGCATTGTTCTTGCCGGCCGGGTCAATATGTCCATGGTCAGTGTGACCGGCACAGAGCATTATGTTCAGCAATTTGATCCGGGAGATATTTTCGGTGAAGCTTTGGCCTGCCAGGCTGATCCTATGGACAACGGCGTATTGCAAATAACGGCTGTCCAGAAAAGCAGCATCCTGTTTGTCTGTCTTTCCCATCTGTTTATGGAAAAGGCCCTGACTTGCCCTTATGCCTCTCAAGTGGCTTTAAATCTGCTTAAAGAAGTGGTGGATAATAATATCTTTCTGAGCAGAAAAGTGGAGATTTTATCCCAGAAAAAGATCAGGGACAGGATCTTCATTTATTTGCAGTCTGTGGGCCGCTCCGGAAATACGGTGAATATCCCTTTCAACCGCCAGGAGTTGGCTAATTTTCTGGGGGTGGACCGCAGCGCCCTCTCCCGGGAGCTTTGCCTGATGCGGGATGAAGGGATGATCGACTTTTACAAAAATGAGATCATTCTTTTAAGAAATGATCTCATTTCCTGA
- a CDS encoding 3'-5' exonuclease — protein MNPAVSRQIRDSVQKMFRFTDTLSLYQDFYHRIGEDDLLRFIRKNTFEFGDVYPFIYVKMYFEGAEQDYQSIQHVLVDEMQDYTPIQYAVLAKLFSCNMTILGDSHQSVNPYSSSSLTKIQPYFADCQGMELCRSYRSTIEISGFTQKILENKKLIPIERHGDTPTITVCRTPKEQLAEIQHLIEEFRQSEYATLGVICKSQQQARLLFAQLHGVYDTMVLLDFGSSEFQEGIVVTSVHMAKGLEFDQVIVPEVSDDLFKTQLDRSLLYIACTRAMHKLDLTCCGEKTKFLHSC, from the coding sequence ATGAACCCCGCAGTTTCCCGCCAAATCAGAGACAGCGTCCAAAAAATGTTCCGATTTACCGATACCCTTTCCCTGTATCAGGATTTTTACCACAGGATCGGTGAGGATGATTTGCTGCGCTTTATCCGTAAAAATACCTTTGAATTCGGCGATGTCTATCCCTTTATCTATGTCAAAATGTACTTTGAAGGAGCAGAGCAGGATTACCAAAGCATACAGCATGTGTTGGTTGACGAAATGCAGGATTATACACCTATCCAATATGCCGTGTTAGCAAAATTATTTTCCTGCAACATGACCATTTTAGGGGACAGCCATCAAAGCGTGAATCCTTACAGCTCATCCTCCCTGACCAAGATTCAGCCCTACTTTGCCGATTGCCAAGGTATGGAGTTGTGCAGGAGCTATCGTTCAACCATTGAAATCAGCGGGTTCACCCAAAAGATTTTAGAAAACAAAAAGCTGATTCCGATTGAGCGGCATGGTGACACACCAACCATAACCGTATGTCGGACCCCAAAGGAACAGCTTGCTGAAATACAGCATTTGATCGAGGAATTCAGGCAATCTGAATATGCCACATTGGGTGTTATCTGCAAATCCCAGCAACAGGCCAGGCTGCTGTTTGCACAGCTCCATGGCGTTTATGACACTATGGTTTTATTGGATTTTGGCAGCAGCGAGTTTCAGGAGGGTATCGTCGTTACGTCTGTGCATATGGCCAAGGGGCTTGAATTTGATCAGGTGATCGTCCCCGAGGTTTCCGATGATCTTTTTAAAACCCAATTGGACCGAAGCCTTCTCTATATTGCCTGCACAAGAGCCATGCATAAATTGGATCTAACCTGTTGCGGCGAGAAGACGAAGTTTCTGCACAGTTGTTAA
- a CDS encoding Uma2 family endonuclease, with protein MSIPKANKKHTYADYLTWPGEERWEIIDGTPLLQSAPTWQHQAISGELFRQFSNYLADKPCHIFGAPFDLRLPLAAEADEDATYVFQPDLTVICDKTGLKGTGYFGVPELVIEVSSISTGKFDKVSKFNAYEKAGVREYWIVEPEQKVVSVFKLQDGRYGRPETYTEEDTIGVGIFPDLAIELKRVFADL; from the coding sequence ATGTCCATACCAAAGGCGAATAAAAAGCATACGTATGCCGACTATCTTACCTGGCCCGGAGAGGAACGCTGGGAGATTATTGACGGCACTCCTCTTCTGCAGTCCGCACCCACTTGGCAGCATCAGGCGATTTCCGGGGAACTGTTCAGGCAGTTCAGTAATTATTTGGCAGATAAACCCTGCCATATCTTTGGCGCACCATTCGATCTGCGGCTGCCCCTGGCTGCAGAAGCAGATGAAGACGCAACCTATGTCTTTCAGCCCGACCTGACCGTAATCTGCGATAAAACCGGACTCAAAGGGACGGGCTATTTCGGGGTGCCGGAGCTTGTGATTGAAGTATCGTCCATCTCCACCGGGAAATTTGACAAAGTTTCAAAATTTAACGCATACGAAAAGGCCGGCGTCCGCGAATATTGGATTGTGGAGCCTGAACAGAAAGTGGTCAGTGTTTTCAAGCTGCAGGACGGCAGATACGGCAGGCCCGAGACCTATACGGAAGAGGATACTATCGGTGTCGGTATTTTCCCGGACTTGGCGATAGAGCTTAAACGTGTGTTTGCCGATCTCTAA
- the dapF gene encoding diaminopimelate epimerase, whose product MEIVKMHGLGNDFVFIDHFQGAPAELPDYPELARKLCHRQFGVGGDGLIMVLPSDKADARMRILNSDGSEPEMCGNGIRCFARYIYDQGYVSQNPLQVETLAGILTLQLSITGDQVTGVRVDMGEPILKSEQVPVLIQGDPVVGARLDVDGQEFEFTAVSMGNPHCVLFVEDYETLDFERIGPAIEKHPLFPRKTNVEFIIVNSPRELTMKVWERGAGPTLACGTGACASVVAAVLNGRTERKVTVHLPGGDLLIEWGEDNRVYMTGPAAYVFKGVLLEDALS is encoded by the coding sequence ATGGAAATCGTCAAAATGCACGGCCTGGGCAATGATTTTGTCTTTATCGATCACTTTCAGGGCGCCCCGGCAGAGCTCCCCGATTATCCGGAGTTGGCCCGTAAGCTTTGCCACCGCCAGTTCGGAGTGGGGGGAGACGGGCTGATTATGGTTCTGCCCTCGGATAAAGCGGACGCCAGGATGCGCATCCTGAATTCGGATGGCTCAGAGCCGGAGATGTGCGGCAATGGCATTCGTTGTTTTGCCCGCTATATCTATGATCAGGGCTATGTTTCCCAAAACCCCCTCCAGGTGGAGACCTTGGCCGGGATTCTTACCCTGCAGCTCAGCATCACCGGAGATCAAGTCACCGGGGTGCGGGTGGATATGGGGGAGCCGATCCTCAAGTCGGAACAGGTTCCAGTACTTATTCAGGGCGATCCTGTAGTGGGAGCCAGGCTTGATGTGGATGGGCAGGAATTCGAATTTACGGCAGTGTCCATGGGCAACCCTCACTGCGTGCTCTTTGTGGAAGATTACGAAACCCTTGATTTTGAGCGGATCGGCCCGGCCATTGAAAAACATCCACTCTTTCCCCGCAAAACCAATGTGGAGTTTATCATCGTCAACAGCCCCCGGGAACTGACCATGAAGGTATGGGAGCGGGGAGCGGGTCCCACCCTGGCCTGCGGAACAGGGGCCTGCGCTTCTGTAGTGGCCGCCGTCCTTAACGGCAGGACGGAGCGTAAGGTCACCGTTCATTTGCCGGGAGGCGATCTCCTGATTGAATGGGGAGAGGATAACCGGGTGTACATGACCGGACCGGCGGCCTATGTATTTAAAGGGGTTTTGCTGGAGGATGCCCTCAGCTAA
- a CDS encoding double-cubane-cluster-containing anaerobic reductase, with protein MSEIQLPSQFESFAEARKQGFIAVKNLKEQGKKVAGVFCTYAPVELVLAAGAVPVGLCAFSDETIPEAEKVLPRNLCPLVKSSYGFAITDKCPYMFFSDLMIGETTCDGKKKMYELLGEFKNLHVMQLPQTQQDEASQELWYQEVLRLKDRIEQDFGVTITEEGIKNAIKVKNEERKLLKEFYELSKSCPPPITGAEQLKVLYGSQFKFDPEAKNREIRETIDKVKADQAKGVENVSPAAKRILITGCPLAGVTEKVVRAIEESGGVVVAYENCIGVKPVERLVDETIDPYKALADRYLQIGCSVMTPNPNRLDLLSRLVREFKVDGVVEMTLQACHTYNLETTQIRKHMQKEDMPFISVETDYSTSDAAQLKTRLAAFIEMLS; from the coding sequence ATGAGTGAAATTCAGCTGCCTAGCCAATTTGAAAGTTTTGCTGAGGCGCGGAAACAAGGGTTCATTGCAGTTAAAAACCTGAAAGAGCAGGGAAAGAAAGTGGCGGGAGTGTTCTGTACCTACGCCCCGGTGGAATTGGTCCTCGCTGCGGGAGCCGTGCCTGTGGGGCTTTGTGCTTTTAGTGACGAGACCATTCCCGAAGCTGAGAAAGTCCTGCCCCGGAACCTCTGTCCCCTGGTCAAATCCAGCTACGGCTTTGCCATCACCGACAAATGTCCTTATATGTTTTTTTCTGATCTGATGATCGGTGAGACCACCTGCGACGGCAAGAAAAAGATGTATGAGCTTTTAGGAGAATTCAAAAACCTCCATGTCATGCAGCTTCCCCAGACCCAACAGGATGAAGCTTCCCAAGAACTGTGGTATCAAGAAGTTCTGCGTCTGAAGGACAGAATCGAGCAGGATTTCGGAGTAACCATCACCGAGGAAGGTATCAAAAATGCCATCAAGGTAAAAAATGAGGAACGTAAGCTCCTCAAAGAATTTTACGAGCTCAGCAAATCCTGTCCTCCCCCCATCACCGGGGCGGAACAGCTTAAAGTCCTCTATGGCTCTCAGTTCAAGTTCGACCCCGAGGCCAAGAACCGGGAAATCAGGGAAACCATCGACAAAGTCAAAGCCGATCAGGCTAAGGGCGTGGAAAATGTCTCCCCCGCCGCGAAACGCATCCTGATCACAGGCTGTCCTTTGGCCGGGGTCACCGAGAAGGTGGTCAGAGCCATCGAAGAGTCCGGCGGCGTGGTCGTGGCTTATGAAAACTGTATCGGGGTTAAACCCGTGGAGCGCCTGGTTGACGAAACCATCGATCCCTACAAGGCCCTTGCCGACCGGTATCTGCAGATCGGCTGCTCCGTCATGACCCCCAACCCCAACCGCCTGGATCTGCTGAGCCGGCTGGTCCGGGAATTCAAGGTGGACGGCGTTGTGGAAATGACCCTCCAGGCCTGCCACACCTACAATCTGGAAACCACCCAGATCCGCAAGCACATGCAAAAAGAAGATATGCCCTTTATCAGCGTGGAGACCGACTATTCCACTTCGGATGCCGCCCAGCTTAAAACCCGCCTGGCTGCGTTCATTGAGATGCTCTCGTGA
- a CDS encoding acyl-CoA dehydratase activase, whose amino-acid sequence MKKIFVGIDSGSTQCKAVVMSEEGLLDTLAVKTGWNPKTSAEESLAVLKERNDLDSREILVAATGYGREAIDFAEYTMTEITCHAYGGIYLMPDIQGIIDIGGQDSKVIQIQAGKPVNFLMNDKCAAGTGRFLKMACDTLEIPLDQIDEFTDPHQAVSINSMCTVFAESEIIGLLAMQKDRAQIMAGVLQSIARKIQQQAGKLEFTADKPILMTGGLSQSGLLIDTIAQHIGYEVKSCSQALYAGAIGACLCAAQKSNHSIRGV is encoded by the coding sequence GTGAAAAAGATCTTTGTCGGCATCGATTCAGGCTCTACTCAGTGTAAAGCCGTGGTGATGAGTGAAGAGGGGCTCCTTGATACTCTGGCTGTAAAAACCGGCTGGAACCCCAAAACCTCTGCCGAGGAAAGCCTGGCCGTCTTAAAGGAAAGAAATGATCTGGACAGCCGGGAAATCCTGGTTGCAGCCACAGGCTACGGCCGGGAAGCCATCGATTTTGCCGAGTATACCATGACGGAAATCACCTGCCATGCTTACGGCGGCATCTACCTGATGCCGGATATTCAGGGCATCATCGACATCGGCGGCCAGGACAGCAAGGTCATTCAGATTCAGGCCGGGAAGCCGGTCAACTTTCTGATGAACGATAAATGCGCCGCCGGAACAGGCCGTTTTTTAAAAATGGCCTGTGATACCCTGGAGATCCCCCTGGACCAGATCGATGAATTCACCGATCCCCACCAGGCGGTCTCCATCAACAGCATGTGTACGGTTTTTGCGGAATCGGAGATTATCGGGCTCTTAGCCATGCAGAAGGACCGGGCCCAAATCATGGCCGGGGTTCTGCAATCCATTGCCCGCAAAATACAGCAGCAGGCGGGCAAGCTGGAGTTCACGGCAGATAAGCCCATCCTGATGACCGGCGGTTTATCCCAATCCGGGCTGCTCATAGACACCATAGCCCAGCATATCGGCTATGAGGTTAAATCCTGCTCCCAGGCTTTGTACGCCGGAGCCATCGGGGCCTGCCTCTGTGCCGCTCAAAAATCCAACCATTCCATAAGGGGGGTGTAA
- a CDS encoding helix-turn-helix domain-containing protein, with product MSKSWDINDKRFIQIGLRIAYYRKLNEMTQDQLAERIGITSKYLSQVETPSCVQPISLKTLFAIADLFHVPPHKFLEFDKD from the coding sequence ATGTCCAAATCATGGGATATTAATGATAAACGCTTTATCCAAATCGGCTTAAGAATCGCGTATTATCGAAAACTGAATGAAATGACCCAGGATCAGCTTGCGGAACGGATCGGAATTACGTCGAAATATTTATCACAGGTGGAAACCCCATCCTGCGTACAGCCGATTTCTTTGAAAACGCTGTTTGCCATAGCGGATTTATTCCACGTTCCGCCTCACAAGTTCCTGGAATTTGATAAGGACTAA
- a CDS encoding DUF3343 domain-containing protein — protein sequence MEYIITFKNTNWAIKSEQYLLGEKLQVKVMPLPAQISAGCGICLRIPAAEIETALDILTARQVEGVGLYTRVEQNKGYTYSEIIGR from the coding sequence ATGGAATATATTATTACCTTTAAAAACACCAATTGGGCCATCAAGTCTGAACAATATCTGCTGGGGGAAAAACTCCAGGTGAAAGTCATGCCCCTGCCCGCCCAAATCAGCGCCGGCTGCGGGATCTGTCTGCGGATACCCGCCGCGGAGATTGAGACCGCTCTGGATATTCTCACGGCCAGGCAGGTTGAGGGTGTGGGGCTTTATACAAGAGTTGAGCAGAATAAAGGCTATACCTACAGCGAGATCATCGGGAGATAA
- a CDS encoding molybdopterin-dependent oxidoreductase — protein MASLFDSITHSAMSRRRFIQASAAAAASLSLAGCGNSLTTASADKMTAQEGKWITAACWHNCGGRCLNKAYVVDGVVVRQKTDDTHPDSPDYFQQRACLRGRAQRNQVFGADRLKYPMKRKHWEPGGGDKSLRGRDEWVRISWDEALDLVAAELKKAKETYGNRSLFACGTEVGRLLNLYGGHITRWGTTSYGAWKFTPGKIGYSFNAGEETINDRIDLRGCETIILLGSNPAWSSAGSPSYHFLQMKQAGAKFIGIDPFYNDTYALLEADWIPTRPQTDVALLTSVAYTLITEDDPSTNPLIDWDFLKRCTIGFDGDSMPEGADPKENFKDYVLGTYDGVPKTPEWAAEICGVEPNTIRSLARQFTKTKKVAFLAGWASARNQNVDGLPQMIMTIGAMTGHIGKPGHCTGVSCHAGAGNGGDALVSPGKDGLPGVKNPLDDVFNDAHIWRSIVDGKYVYMGPGGQDPGVERDVDIHVIYHAGRALLQTTDGMNLGIEAHRKVDFVVTHAQFLTTTAKYSDIVLPINTEWERVGGFLTGNREMAIMYSQVTESLYEAKSDQWIVTELAKRLGFKPEELYPFDEKQQFFNKIAGSKVVTPDGKDFEPLVTITAADIAQWGVQGTPQQGRITLPELQEKGIYQVERYPGDNYGYIACADFVTDPENNPLPSESGKFEIYCRSLAEVINGTGFSKIKPIPTHIPAPDGYESTFKDWGNKVKGDYPYQVLNPHYLRRSHTVFDNVQWLRETWPNPVFINTKDAESKGIMDGDTVLLTSRHGKTLRRACLTERFMPGVIGLPHGAWVDIDEKTGIDTAGADNILCGSVPTGQGVSGWNTCAVNMEKYAGAPLIPDIEKPQRIFF, from the coding sequence ATGGCAAGTCTTTTCGACAGCATTACCCATTCTGCAATGAGCCGCCGAAGGTTTATCCAAGCAAGTGCTGCCGCTGCAGCCAGCTTATCACTTGCCGGTTGCGGAAATTCCTTAACAACGGCCAGCGCTGATAAAATGACTGCTCAGGAAGGGAAATGGATTACAGCCGCCTGCTGGCATAACTGCGGCGGACGCTGTCTTAACAAGGCCTATGTGGTGGACGGTGTGGTTGTGCGCCAGAAAACCGATGATACACATCCGGACAGCCCGGATTATTTCCAGCAGAGAGCTTGCCTGAGGGGACGCGCCCAAAGAAACCAGGTCTTTGGGGCGGATCGTTTGAAATATCCTATGAAGCGCAAACATTGGGAACCCGGCGGCGGGGATAAATCACTGCGGGGACGGGATGAGTGGGTACGCATTTCCTGGGATGAGGCCCTGGATTTAGTGGCTGCCGAACTCAAAAAGGCTAAAGAAACTTATGGCAACCGCTCCCTTTTCGCCTGTGGAACTGAAGTAGGCCGGTTGTTGAACCTGTACGGCGGACATATTACCCGCTGGGGCACCACTTCTTACGGCGCCTGGAAATTCACTCCGGGAAAGATTGGTTATTCTTTCAATGCCGGTGAAGAAACCATTAATGACCGTATTGATCTGCGGGGCTGTGAGACGATTATTCTCCTGGGTTCCAACCCTGCCTGGAGTTCTGCGGGAAGCCCGTCTTATCATTTCCTGCAAATGAAGCAGGCAGGAGCTAAATTTATCGGTATTGATCCTTTCTATAATGATACCTACGCTTTGCTGGAAGCCGATTGGATCCCTACCCGCCCGCAAACCGATGTTGCCCTGTTGACCAGTGTGGCTTATACCTTGATTACGGAAGATGATCCGAGCACTAATCCTTTAATTGATTGGGATTTCTTAAAACGATGTACCATCGGTTTTGATGGGGACAGTATGCCTGAAGGAGCCGATCCTAAAGAGAATTTTAAAGATTATGTGCTGGGCACTTATGATGGCGTCCCCAAAACCCCTGAATGGGCGGCGGAGATTTGCGGTGTCGAGCCTAATACTATCCGCAGCTTGGCCCGGCAATTCACAAAGACCAAAAAAGTAGCCTTTCTGGCCGGGTGGGCCAGTGCCCGCAATCAAAATGTGGACGGTCTTCCCCAAATGATTATGACCATCGGCGCCATGACCGGCCATATCGGCAAGCCTGGCCACTGTACCGGGGTAAGCTGCCATGCCGGTGCGGGCAACGGCGGAGATGCTCTGGTCAGTCCCGGCAAAGACGGGCTTCCCGGCGTGAAGAATCCTCTGGATGATGTCTTTAATGACGCTCATATCTGGCGAAGTATTGTGGACGGTAAATATGTGTATATGGGACCCGGCGGTCAGGACCCCGGAGTAGAGCGTGATGTGGATATCCACGTCATCTATCATGCCGGCCGGGCGCTGCTGCAGACAACGGACGGCATGAATTTAGGGATTGAAGCCCATCGCAAAGTGGATTTTGTGGTCACCCATGCTCAATTTTTAACAACCACTGCCAAGTATTCCGATATTGTTTTGCCTATCAATACTGAATGGGAGCGGGTAGGGGGATTCCTCACCGGCAATCGGGAAATGGCCATTATGTATTCCCAGGTCACAGAGTCCCTCTATGAAGCCAAGAGTGATCAATGGATTGTCACGGAATTGGCCAAACGCTTAGGCTTTAAGCCGGAGGAGCTTTATCCTTTTGATGAGAAGCAGCAATTCTTTAATAAAATCGCCGGTTCTAAGGTGGTTACACCCGACGGCAAGGACTTCGAGCCTCTCGTCACTATTACTGCGGCGGATATTGCCCAATGGGGGGTCCAGGGAACACCTCAGCAGGGCCGCATCACTTTGCCGGAGCTTCAGGAAAAGGGTATTTATCAGGTGGAGCGCTATCCCGGGGATAACTATGGGTATATCGCCTGTGCGGATTTTGTCACCGATCCTGAAAATAATCCTTTGCCATCGGAAAGCGGTAAATTTGAGATTTATTGCCGCAGCCTGGCTGAGGTTATCAATGGCACCGGCTTCAGCAAGATCAAACCGATTCCCACTCATATCCCCGCCCCTGATGGCTATGAATCCACCTTTAAGGATTGGGGCAACAAGGTTAAAGGGGATTATCCTTATCAGGTCCTCAATCCTCATTATCTAAGGCGTTCCCACACGGTTTTTGACAATGTCCAATGGCTCAGAGAAACCTGGCCCAACCCGGTCTTTATTAATACCAAGGATGCCGAATCCAAAGGCATTATGGATGGGGATACCGTACTGCTGACCAGCAGACATGGCAAGACCCTGCGCAGGGCTTGCCTGACCGAACGCTTCATGCCCGGGGTCATCGGGCTGCCCCACGGCGCCTGGGTGGATATTGATGAGAAGACCGGTATTGATACGGCCGGAGCAGACAATATTCTTTGCGGCTCTGTTCCCACCGGTCAAGGGGTTTCCGGCTGGAACACCTGTGCCGTCAACATGGAAAAGTATGCCGGCGCCCCCCTTATCCCGGATATAGAAAAACCCCAACGAATTTTCTTTTAG
- a CDS encoding aminotransferase class V-fold PLP-dependent enzyme has translation MIYFDNSATTLIKPPEVGEAVAYAINHFGNASRSFYDAAMTASREIYRTRAAIAALVGSAEPLNIAFTSSSTESLNLVIGGLVKQEDAVITTVTEHNSVLRPLYLKGCRLDFIDCDENGVLQWDAFEELIRPETRFLICTHGSNVTGNITEVKRLYDLCRAHDLTMILDVSQTMGLIPVSGDMADVLCFTGHKGLFGPQGTGGIIVNRRLPFEIVKTGGAGVHSFAMFQQNEMPDVFEAGTLNSHSLYGLQKGVEFILHTGIEAIHSRENRLTQLFVEGIKEIEGLRLYGDFSGGNRLPVVSLNIEGLPASDLAGLLWEKYGIATRAGSHCAPLLHQRFKTVETGMVRFSFSYFNTEEEIATGSRALKTIAEEYGR, from the coding sequence GTGATCTATTTTGACAATAGCGCCACAACCCTCATCAAGCCGCCGGAAGTCGGTGAAGCGGTAGCTTACGCTATCAACCATTTCGGCAATGCCAGCCGTTCCTTTTACGATGCCGCCATGACGGCCAGCCGGGAAATTTACAGGACCAGAGCGGCCATCGCCGCTTTGGTCGGCTCCGCTGAGCCCCTGAATATAGCATTTACCTCCTCTTCCACCGAGAGTCTCAATCTGGTCATCGGCGGCCTGGTGAAGCAGGAGGACGCCGTCATTACCACCGTGACGGAGCACAATTCGGTCCTGAGGCCCCTCTATCTCAAAGGATGCCGGCTGGATTTCATCGACTGCGATGAGAATGGAGTTTTACAGTGGGATGCTTTTGAAGAGCTGATCAGGCCGGAAACCCGCTTTCTCATCTGCACCCATGGGTCCAATGTTACCGGCAATATTACGGAAGTTAAACGCCTCTATGACCTGTGCCGGGCTCATGATCTGACCATGATTCTCGATGTTTCCCAGACCATGGGGCTGATTCCCGTCAGCGGGGATATGGCCGACGTGCTCTGCTTTACGGGCCATAAGGGCCTGTTCGGCCCCCAGGGCACGGGGGGGATCATTGTCAACCGCCGGCTGCCCTTTGAGATTGTCAAGACAGGGGGCGCAGGGGTACACAGCTTTGCCATGTTCCAGCAAAATGAGATGCCCGACGTTTTTGAAGCCGGCACTCTGAACAGCCATAGCCTTTACGGCCTGCAAAAAGGGGTGGAGTTTATTCTCCATACAGGCATCGAGGCCATTCACAGCAGAGAAAACCGCTTGACCCAGTTGTTTGTGGAGGGCATCAAAGAGATCGAAGGCCTCAGGCTTTACGGGGATTTTTCCGGCGGTAACAGGCTGCCGGTGGTTTCCTTGAATATAGAGGGACTCCCGGCCTCCGACCTGGCCGGGCTGCTTTGGGAAAAATACGGGATCGCCACCCGGGCCGGCAGCCATTGTGCCCCCCTTCTTCATCAGCGATTCAAAACCGTGGAAACGGGGATGGTCAGATTTTCTTTTTCCTATTTCAATACTGAAGAAGAAATTGCCACCGGGAGCAGGGCCCTGAAAACTATTGCGGAAGAGTATGGTCGATAA